One Xiphophorus couchianus chromosome 1, X_couchianus-1.0, whole genome shotgun sequence genomic region harbors:
- the LOC114142249 gene encoding nucleoprotein TPR-like, protein MEQKNTTLKHKYTTLKHKYTTLEQDKNMLEQKNNTLEQKNTVLGQKYSSLKKIKAALGQKNTTLEQKSTVLDQKITTLEQENIALEEKSNVLAKEKTALEKRNNILQQKITTVEQENAAMEQDFTVLAQDYTAMEEQCNTLVHKNTTLQQRIPFLEVINRDLDWRNQNLQRDNIIFEMENNDLQQHIDDLNQRRRALEREKTKLLLSVTSLEVKRIVLEKTNTDLEDEKNKLTKENTTLEQKYAALEEEKRALEQKNTTFEKENTNLHLEVDQLNKRLRDRVEQQNQQPSEQETHESNQSDSDQPQIRPSVFRRVINRRLNMFQRGTFRQWLERWHF, encoded by the coding sequence atggagcagaaaaacaccacGCTGAAGCACAAATACACCACACTGAAGCACAAATACACCACATTGGAGCAGGACAAAAACATgttggagcagaaaaacaacacgttggagcagaaaaacacagtcTTGGGTCAGAAATACAGCTCACTGAAGAAGATAAAAGCTGCCTTGggtcagaaaaacacaacccTGGAGCAGAAAAGCACAGTCTTGGACCAGAAAATCACCACCCTAGAGCAGGAAAACATCGCCCTGGAGGAGAAAAGTAACGTACTGGCGAAAGAAAAGACTGCCTTGGAGAAGAGAAACAACATCCTGCAGCAGAAAATCACCACCGTGGAACAGGAAAATGCCGCCATGGAACAGGATTTCACCGTCCTGGCACAGGATTACACCGCCATGGAGGAGCAATGTAACACCTTAGTACACAAAAACACCACTCTGCAGCAGAGAATCCCCTTTTTGGAGGTGATAAATCGCGACCTGGACTGGAGAAACCAAAACTTGCAACGGGACAACATCATTTTTGAGATGGAGAACAACGACCTGCAGCAGCACATCGATGACTTGAATCAGAGAAGAAGGGCCCTGGAGCGTGAAAAAACCAAGCTGTTGCTGTCAGTCACTTCTCTGGAGGTGAAACGCATTGTCCTAGAGAAGACGAACACAGACTTGGAGGacgaaaaaaataaactgacaaagGAAAACACCACCCTGGAGCAAAAATACGCTGCcttggaggaggaaaaaagagccttagagcagaaaaacaccacCTTTGAGAAGGAAAACACCAACCTGCATCTCGAAGTGGACCAGCTCAACAAAAGGCTGAGGGACAGAGTGgaacagcagaaccagcagccaTCTGAACAGGAAACCCACGAAAGCAACCAGTCGGATTCAGACCAGCCACAGATTCGGCCGTCTGTATTCAGACGTGTGATCAATAGACGTCTGAATATGTTCCAAAGAGGCACTTTCAGGCAATGGCTTGAAAGATGGCACTTCTAA
- the LOC114142586 gene encoding RNA-binding protein 12-like codes for MGHFPKVPALPPASTKVLAPLPASPKVPALPPASTKVLAPLPASPKVPALPPASPKVPALPPASTKVLAPLPVSPKVSTLPLTSS; via the exons ATGGGACACTTCCCCAAGGTTCCCGCTCTGCCTCCAGCATCCACGAAG GTACTTGCTCCGCTGCCAGCGTCCCCCAAGGTTCCCGCTCTGCCTCCAGCGTCCACCAAGGTACTTGCTCCGCTGCCAGCGTCCCCCAAGGTTCCCGCTCTACCTCCAGCGTCCCCCAAGGTTCCTGCTCTGCCTCCAGCGTCCACCAAGGTACTTGCTCCGCTGCCAGTGTCCCCCAAGGTTTCTACTCTGCCGCTGACATCCTCCTAG